Proteins encoded in a region of the Vicia villosa cultivar HV-30 ecotype Madison, WI linkage group LG5, Vvil1.0, whole genome shotgun sequence genome:
- the LOC131604067 gene encoding phosphoglucomutase, cytoplasmic-like: MDAGLCSVCGEESFGTGSDHIREKDGIWAVLAWLSILAYKNKDNLESKLVTVEDIVRQHWATYGRHYYTRYDYENMDAGAAKELMAHLVKLQSSLPEVNEIIKGASSDVSKVVHGDEFEYNDPVDGSISSHQGIRYLFEDGSRLIFRLSGTGSEGATIRLYIEQYEKDPSKIGRLSHEALAPLVEAALKLSKMEEFTGRSAPTVIT; this comes from the exons ATGGATGCTGGACTGTGTTCAGTTTGTGGTGAAGAAAGTTTTGGGACTG GTTCGGACCACATTCGTGAGAAGGATGGAATCTGGGCAGTTTTGGCCTGGCTATCCATACTTGCATATAAAAACAAAGATAATCTTGAAAGCAAGCTTGTAACAGTTGAAGACATTGTTCGCCAGCATTGGGCTACTTATGGGCGCCACTATTATACTCGATATGACTACGAA AATATGGATGCAGGTGCAGCAAAGGAACTGATGGCACATTTGGTCAAACTGCAGTCCTCACTCCCAGAAGTCAATGA GATTATTAAGGGGGCAAGTTCAGATGTGTCAAAGGTTGTCCACGGTGATGAATTTGAATACAATGATCCTGTGGATGGTTCCATTTCATCACACCAGGGCATCCGATATTTGTTTGAGGATGGATCCCGATTG ATCTTCCGCCTCTCTGGAACTGGATCAGAAGGTGCAACTATTCGACTATACATCGAGCAATATGAGAAGGATCCATCAAAGATTGGGAGACTTTCACATGAAGCACTTGCACCTCTT GTGGAGGCTGCTTTGAAACTTTCAAAGATGGAGGAGTTCACCGGCCGATCTGCCCCCACAGTCATCACATAA